The region ATCACCACGCATTGAAGCCGTTCATGAATTGACGAAGCAACCGATTTGTTCGTTTGATAAGTTTTAACCTGCTGGCGCACTAACGTTTTGCAAGACTCTACTTGTGATAGGGTGAGCCGCGCAGAATTTCAAAGGAGCGATAGATCTGCTCTAAAAGCAGCAGGCGAGCCATCTGGTGGGTGAAGGTCATTGGCGAGAGGCTGATCAGTGACTTTCCCGCCTTTAGTTCCTGAGAGAAGCCCTCAGGGCCGCCGATGGCGAAAAAGGCGTCGTTGCCGCGAATTTCAATCTCTTTTTCAAGCATCAATGCAAAAGCTTTGCTGTCAAGCTGCTTGCCCCTTGGGTCAAGCAGGATGGGACGTTTGTCTTCGTTGATGGCCTTCGCAAGGCGTTCTTCATCTTTATAGAGAACGATTTCCACGGGATGCCGCGGAGCTAGCCTTTGCAAGTAATCTTTGCAACCGAGATCGAGCCAGGGTTCTTTGCTTTTGTGGACGGTCGCTATGATGATTTTGGCCATCTCTCTTAGCGGCCCCACTTCTTGGCTTCTTCCATCCGGCGCTTTTCATCTCTGGTTTTGATGGCTTCCCTCTTGTCGTGCATCTTCTTTCCCCGGCCAACGCCTAGCCGCACCTTAACTTTTCCCTTTTTGAAGTAGAGGGCCAGAGGAATGATGGCCACTCCCTTTTCCTGCTGCAGGGAAAGGAGTTTTTCGATCTCCATTTTGTGCATGAGAAGCTTACGCTCCCTTCGCTCTTCGTGGTTGTAGATGTTGCCATGGGAATAGGGAGCGATGTAGGAACCAATCAGCCAGATGGATCCGCGTAACACTTTGACAAAAGCTTCCTGCAGGGAGGCTCCTGTTTGCCGAAGAGATTTGATTTCCGTTCCGGTAAGTACAATGCCCGCTTCGTGCGTTTCTAAAATTTCATAGTTATAAAACGCCTTGCGGTTGGTTGTAATTTCTGAGGAGTTGTCGTGTCCTGTCATGGCATTTCTATAGCATTTGGATTCAAAAGAAGAGGGAGATCTCTTAGAGATCCACAAGCTATTATATCCGATAGAGGAGTTATCCCCAAACATTTCTCCTTGTGTTCAGCTCAAATAGTCACTAACATCCGAAGCTAAAAATACAATTACGGTGAAGGAATGAAAGAAAGGAAGCGAAGCCAGGAGATTTTCAAAGCACTACAGACTGTGATTCCGGGAGGTGTCAACTCTCCGGTCCGCTCCTTCAAAGATCTTCTTGAGACACCGGTCGTGGCGAGAGAAGGAAGAGGCGCTCTTTTGATTGACGCGGATGGAAACGAGTGGATCGACTATGTGCAGTCCTGGGGAGCTTTGATTCATGGGCATGCCCATCCCCGGATTGTGAGAAAAGCTGAAGAGCAGCTGAAGAGGGGCTCGACATTCGGCATGACAACGGAGATCGAGGAGAAGCTGGCAAGGAAAATCATCGAGAGAGTACCTTCCGTCGAAAAGATCCGCTTCGTTTCATCGGGCACCGAAGCGACGATGAGTGCTTTGCGTCTGGCAAGGGGTTTTACGAAAAGAGATCTGATCGTCAAGTTTTCAGGTAACTACCACGGCCATGCCGACATGCTTTTGGTCCGGGCCGGTTCCGGTCTTCTCGGCATGAATGCGACATCCTCTTCCGAGGGCGTTCCTTCAGAAACGGTAAGCAATACCGTTTGCCTTCCTTTCAATGATTTAAACGCCCTGAAATTACTGTTCAGGCAAAGAGGACAGGAGATTGCAGCTGTTATCATCGAACCGGTTGCCGGTAATATGGGTGTCGTCCCGGCGACAGAGGCTTTCATGACCTCCCTGAGGGAAGAAACATCAAAAGCGGGGGCCCTTCTAATCTTTGATGAGGTGATGACAGGCTTCAGGCTAGGCTTGAGGGGAGCGCAGTCGATTTACGACACGATTCCGGATATTACCTGCTTTGCTAAAATCATCGGCGGCGGATTTCCCGCGGCAGCCTTCGGGGGTAGGAGAGAAATCATGGATATCCTCGCCCCCCTTGGCGCTGTCTATCAGGCTGGAACCTTGTCAGGTAACCCGGTAGCTATGGCATCCGGGCTTGAAGCTATTTTGATGACGGAGGAAAAGGGTTTCTACGAAGATCTCGAAAGAAAAGCCCGGATCCTTGCCGATCCAGTCGCTCGCTTTATCGAGGAAGAGGGAATTGATGCTTCGATGCAAAGGGTAGGGTCGATGGTAACTCTGTTTTTCGGACGAAGAAGTGTTGGCAGCATGGAAGAGGCCCTGCAGACAGATCA is a window of Estrella lausannensis DNA encoding:
- a CDS encoding 23S rRNA (pseudouridine(1915)-N(3))-methyltransferase RlmH, whose amino-acid sequence is MGPLREMAKIIIATVHKSKEPWLDLGCKDYLQRLAPRHPVEIVLYKDEERLAKAINEDKRPILLDPRGKQLDSKAFALMLEKEIEIRGNDAFFAIGGPEGFSQELKAGKSLISLSPMTFTHQMARLLLLEQIYRSFEILRGSPYHK
- the smpB gene encoding SsrA-binding protein SmpB encodes the protein MTGHDNSSEITTNRKAFYNYEILETHEAGIVLTGTEIKSLRQTGASLQEAFVKVLRGSIWLIGSYIAPYSHGNIYNHEERRERKLLMHKMEIEKLLSLQQEKGVAIIPLALYFKKGKVKVRLGVGRGKKMHDKREAIKTRDEKRRMEEAKKWGR
- the hemL gene encoding glutamate-1-semialdehyde 2,1-aminomutase, producing the protein MKERKRSQEIFKALQTVIPGGVNSPVRSFKDLLETPVVAREGRGALLIDADGNEWIDYVQSWGALIHGHAHPRIVRKAEEQLKRGSTFGMTTEIEEKLARKIIERVPSVEKIRFVSSGTEATMSALRLARGFTKRDLIVKFSGNYHGHADMLLVRAGSGLLGMNATSSSEGVPSETVSNTVCLPFNDLNALKLLFRQRGQEIAAVIIEPVAGNMGVVPATEAFMTSLREETSKAGALLIFDEVMTGFRLGLRGAQSIYDTIPDITCFAKIIGGGFPAAAFGGRREIMDILAPLGAVYQAGTLSGNPVAMASGLEAILMTEEKGFYEDLERKARILADPVARFIEEEGIDASMQRVGSMVTLFFGRRSVGSMEEALQTDQSLFKRFFLHMLERGILIPPSPFEAWFISAAHEESHLIATKEAIMEFVSSLKNLKAALA